GGCTGGATGGCCGGGGGCGGGGTGAAGCCGGGCATGACCTACGGTGCGACGGACGACTACGGCTACAACATCGCCGATGCGGACGGGAACAAGCTCGAGCCGAGCAAGGACCACTTCACACCTGGCGCGGTCCACGTGCACGACTGGCACGCCACGATCCTGCACCTGATGGGGGTCGATCACACCAAGCTGACCACCATCTTCCAGGGCCGCCGCTTCCGCCTGACGGACGTCCACGGCCATGTCATCAAGGACATCCTCGCCTGACCCTGGCCTCTCCATTCTCCAATCGCATACTTAGATAAATGAAGTTCCTATTACCCTTATACGCCACCGCCATTCTCCCGCTCCAAGCCGCCACTTTCCTCGTCGAGGCGGAGCAATTTTCAGACAAAGGCGGGTGGGGGATCGACACCCAGTTCATCGAGTCCATGGGATCGCCTTATCTTATCGCCCATGGGCTGGGCAAACCCGTCGCGGATGCCACCACGGAGGTGACCGTGCCGGAGGCCGGTGAATACCGCGTGTGGGTCCGCACCGTTGATTGGACGGCACGGCTCGGCCAGAAGCCCGGAGCGGGCACCTTCCAGGTTTCCATCGACGGCAAGCCGCTGGTTGCCGAGCTGGGCAAGGACGACAAGAAGTGGACCTGGCAACCCGCCGGGAAAGTCAGCCTGAAGCAGGGCAAGGCGAAACTCGCCCTCAAGGATCTCTCCGGCTTCGACGGTCGGGCCGATGCCGTTCTTTTCAGCAGCGACGGAGCATTCACGCCTCCTGCGGATGCCACCTTCGAGGAACGCACCACTTGGAAGATCCCCGGTGTGCCCGCCGCGATGGAAGATGCGGGGAACTTCGACCTCGTCGTGGTCGGTGGCGGCTATGGCGGCATCGCCACCGCCATCTCCTCGGCCCGCATGGGCCTGAAGGTCGCGCTGATCCAGAACCGTGAGGTTCTCGGCGGCAACGGTTCCTCCGAGATCCGCGTGTGGGCGAAGGGCTACTACCCGGAAAGCGAGTATCCGCTGGCGGACATCGTGAAGGAATTCGAGGACAAGGCGATCGCTTCTCCCGCTCCCGCCAAGGAGTTCGGTGACGACCTGAAGGAAAAGGTCGTGCGCGCTGAGAAGAACATCACCCTGTTCCTTTCCCACCACGCCTACGGAGTGGAGATGAAGGACGGCAAGCTGTCCGCAGTGAAGATGGTGGACATCGGCGCCGGGAAGCTCAAGCGGGTCACCGGCCGCCTGTTCTCCGACTGCACGGGCCACGGCTTCATCGGACTGTGGGCCGGCGCGGACCACACTGAAACCGAAAAGGGCCGCATGGGCATGAGCAACATGTGGATCTGGCAGAACCGGAAGGAGCCGGTGGCTTTCGAAGAGAAGCCATGGATGCTCAAGTTCACCTCCGGGCAGTTCCCATACCCGCGCGTGCGTGACGGCTTCGGCCATGCCGAGTGGTTCTGGGAGAGCGGCTATGACGCCCATCCCATCAAGGACTTGGAGACGACCCGGGATCTCAACCTGTTCGCGACCTACAGTTCCTGGAACTCGATCAAGAACCACGGTGCCTACGCGGAGCGCGACAAGAACAAGCACCAGAACGCCGAACTCACGTGGCTGGCCTACATCGGTGGCCCGCGGGAAACCCTCCAGTTGCTCGGTGACGTGGTGATGAGCGGGAAGGACATCATCGGCAAGACGGAGTTCAACGATGCGACCCTCCTGACCACTTGGCCCATCGACCTCCATTACCCGCTTGAGAAATACAAGAACACCATCCCCGGCCGGCCGTTCATCGCCCGTGCGGAGCAGGGGAAAGGCCTCAACAAATACGTCGGCTACCCGATCCCATACCGCATCCTCTACTCGCGCAATGTTCCGAATCTCTTCATGTCGGGGCGTAACATCAGTGTGAACCGGGATGCGCTCGGCAGCATCCGTGTCATGAAGACCATCGGCATGATGGGGGTCACCGTTGGCCGGGCCGCCGCACTGGCCACCGCCCGTGACTGCATGCCGCGGGACATCTACGCCAAGCACCTTGATGAAGCGAAGGCACTCTGGAAACAACCTGGATCCGCACGCTACGAGAACGTCGGGGAGATGATGAAATCCATCCCGGACAAGGCGGGATCACCTTCCTTGTAAGCCACTTCCATCGCCGGGATAGCCTTGCTCGGGCTATCCCGGCTTCGTTCTCAATTTGTAGATTTTCCAACATGTGTCAGAATTTGATCCACCTCCCCCTCGCTGCATTTCTGGTCTCCCTTCCCGCTGCAAATGCGGCGGTAGCGATCAGCACGGATTTCAGCACCGACCTCAGCGGAGTCACCCTGAGCGGTGGCACCAATGCGACGGCTGATTATTCAACGGCAGGCCCGGGAGGATCCCGGGCACTCGCTTTCACTGACACCGGGAGCGGCCAGGCGCAGGCCCAGTTCGCCGGAGCCACGGGTGCTTTCAATACGGCATCCGCCGGCCAGTCCGAACTCCAGATCAGGTATGACTTCGCGGTCACGGCCATGACAGCGGATGTGAATGCCGCAGGCGTTCCCAGGATCATCTTCGGGCCTGCCGGCAACGCCCTTACCGTCGCCTTCGGACGGTCTGGTCCGTCGGCGGATAGCCAGTTCGTCCTTTATGCCATCCGGGGCAACGGGATCGGACCGGTGAATGTTGATCCCGTCCCCGGCAACATGCTCTTCCACAGCTTCGGGGATTATTCGACCACTGCGGCGAACAACAACTCGGGTGGCTACGTCACCATCAACATCTCCCTTCTCCATGGCGGAACGAGCATCAGTGTGTCCGCGACCCAAGGAGGGAACACGCTCTTTGACGGGGTGCTCGGAGGCTTCACCGCCCACGCGATGACGGAGAGCAACCTCAACTTCCGTCTGGCAACGAGCACGACTTTCCAATCCACGACCTATCTCGACAATCTCCTGATCCAGACGGTCCCGGAGCCATCGTCCGCGATCCTCGCCGCAGGAGTGGGGTTTCTCACCACCCTCCGCAGGCGGCGGGCATAGGGGAAACGGAGCGCGGACTTCAGTCCGCTTGGCTTCGAAAAGGATCTTGGTGCCAAAGGCCGATCTCGGACTTCCTGCGGACAATGGCTGCTGTGTCCGTCCTGATACCCACACGGCGCGACCGGATTCCCTGGTGCGGACTGAAGTCCGCGCTCCAAAAGAAAAACCCGGTGGGCTTGTGGGCACCACCGGGTTTTCGAAATTCAGATCTCAGGTCAGCCGATCAATAGCGCTGGGTGCGGCTGTGGCTGAAGTAGGTCTCGAAGCCGAGTTCCGGCGGGAATTCGGAGAGGCCGTCCTTGACGTTCATCTCGATGCGGTTGTCTTCGCCGCAGCGCTCGTAAGGTGGCTTGAAGGTGCCGCGGTAGGTCGGGCAGGTGAAGGTCACCAGTTCGTAGAAGCCATAACCCAGACGGCGGAGACCGCGGCTGGTGCCATCCACCACACCGTAGGACCAGCCAGCCTTGCGGCCGTGGTCATCGGTCTTGCGGACGATTTGCTCAGGAATTTCCATCACGCCGTAAAGGATGTTGCCGATCGCACGGCCAAGCTTGCGGGACTTGGTGTATTGCGAGGCGGGAGGTGCGTGGATATCGGCGGAGACCACGCCGCACAGGGCGACCATGGAGGCAGCGATGACGAGGAGTTTTTTCATGCTGGGGGGAATGTTAGGGAGTTGGATGTGGGGTTGGCAATGGTTTTTTGGGCGAAATGATTCAGAAAACTTAATTATTGTCCGTGGCCCGTTTTCCGGCCCCTGCGGAGGGTTGGGAGGGTGGGGGATGCACCGGAAAAAGGCACGCGGGAATTGGCTTTTTTCGCCAGAAACAAAAGGGCCGGGTCCACCTGATGTGGACCCAGCCCTTTGCTGAAAACCGGTCGAACCGGCGGTTGCCTCAAAGCTCGAAGCTGAGCACCCGCAGGATGCCCGGAGTGGCGCGGAGGGACTCCAGCATGGTGGCTGGTGGCTCCGTATCCACCTCGATGACGGTGACGGCGGTGTTCTTGTCGCGGTTACGGCTGAGGGACATGTTGGCGATGTTCACGGAAGCCGCGCCCAGCGCGCTGCCGATGACACCGACGATGCCCGGGCGGTCGTCGTTCTCCACGAAGAGGAAACGGCCTGCCGGGTTGGTCTCCACGTAGTGACCCGCGATGTGGACGATCCGGGCGGACTTGCCGACCAGGGTGCCCGCCACGGTGGTGGTTTCACCGCCCTTGCTCACGCTCACCTCGATGAGGTCGGTGAAGGTGCTGGCGAGCGCCGCGGTGGACTCCGTGACCTGGATGCCGTGCGCCTTGGCGATGGCCGGGGCGTTGATCAGGTTGACCTGCGCCTCGTGATGGGCGGCGGAAAGGTAGCCGCTGAGGACGGAACGCTTCACCAGCTCCGTGTCGATCTCGGAAACCGGGCCGACGTAGGAAACCTTGATGCTGTCCGACTGGGCCGGGCCGATCTTGTAGAGCAGCTTGCCCAGGGACTGGGCGAGGTCGAGGTAGGGGCCGACTTCTTCGATGGTCTTGCTGTCGAGGTTCGGCATGTTCACCGCGTTGCGAATCTCCCCGGTGACGAGGAAGTCCTTCACCTGGTGCGCCACTTCGATACCCACGTTCTCCTGTGCTTCCGCGGTGGAGGCACCGAGGTGCGGGGTGAAGACGGCCTTGTTCGAGGAAAACAGCGGGAAATCCGCCGGAGGAGGCTCGACTTCATAGACGTCCAGCGCGATGCCGCCGAGGTGGCCGGAGTCGAGCGCTGCCTTCGCGGCGGCTTCATCGACCAGACCGCCACGGGCGCAGTTGACGACCAGCGCACCCTTGTTGAGCAGGGCGATGCGGTCGGAGTTGATGATGTGCTGGGTCTCCGGGGTGAGGGGCACGTGCAGGGTCACCAGGTCCGCGCCGGTGAGGGCGGCTTCCGGGGTCTCCGCATGCTCCACTTTCAGCGACTTCGCGCGGTCAGCGGTCAGGAATGGATCATAGGCAACGACGGTGATGCCGAAGGCCTGCGCGCGCTTCGCGAACTCCGAACCGATGCGGCCCATGCCGAGGATGGCCAGGCGCTTGCCGAAGACTTCCTTGCCCTCGAAGGATTTGCGGTCCCATTTCCCGGCGATGACCGTGGCGTGGGCCTGCGGGATGTTCCGGGCCAGAGAGAGCATCAGGGAGAAAGCATGCTCCGCGGTTGAGATGGTGTTGCCGCTGGGGGTGTTCATCACCACCACGCCGTGGTCCGTTGCGGCTGCACGGTCGATGTTGTCCACACCCACGCCCGCACGGCCGATGGCCTTCAGGTTGGTGGCGGCGGCGAAAACCTCTGCGGTGACCTTCGTTTGGGAGCGGACGACAAGGCCATGATAGTCGCCGATGATCTTGAGAAGCTCCTCGGGCTTGAGTCCGGTATTCACGTCCACGGAGATCCCGGGAGCAGTACGGAGTGCTTCAACGCCTTTTTCCGAAATGGGATCGGAAACCAACACACGATAGGTGGCCATAGGGGCGGGGGAATAACCCGCGGGCCGCCCGCTTGGCAAGGGTTTGCGGTGAAAAAAGCGGCTGCTGTGGATGGGGTTTGCTCACTCCCCGGTATCCCAGCCGGCGGAGGTGCGCAGCATGGAGTCCAGGTTCTTTTTCATCCCCGGTTCCTTCACCTGCGCCAGCCATTCTCTGGCTTCCGAGGGTTTTCCGGACTCTCCCGCACTGAGGGCGAAGGCCCATGAGGCGTCGTCGTGCTGGGCGTTGGTGAAGCCTGCGGAATGCTCCCGGTACCACCGCACGGCTGCCTCCCTGTCGTTTTTCGCCCAGATTCCCAGCACGTTCCGCAGGGGGGTGTTCGGACGCTCCGGATACTTTGCGTTCAGGGAGAATTCGACGGCTTCCCGCGGGGTGGCGTGGGCCATCTGGTTGACGATCTCCATCTGGGTCTCCCCGAAATACGGACTGGCCGCCGGGATGCGCAGCCGCAGCTCGTGCATGCGGAGGATGGGCTTCGTGGCGGTGTCTTCCAGGATCTTCCGCATCAGCAGGCGGTCCTCCACCAGACCCCTGGAGTGCAGGGAATCCACGATGATCTTCGCCAGTTCCGCGTCCGGGCCGGAAAACTGGCGTTCCAGATACGCGGACACGGCATTCTTCAATATCCCGTCCAGTTCCGGATACCGTGATGCGAACAACTCGATCCCCCGGAGCGGCACGCGTGGCAGATAGGAGGTCAGCGCGGTGGCGGCGTCCCCGTTTTCCGGAAAGCCGGAGATCCGACTGACGATTTCCGCTTCATCCAGCTTCGCCGCCTCGAAGAATGCCTTGATGCCCGCATTTCTGGCCACGGATGCCTCTGGCTCGATCAAAGTGAAAGCATCGTCCGCATGACCGGCCGCACAGAGCCGGGCGATGGCCTCCGCAGCCACCCGGCCACGGCCGGAGGCACCGCCGAACTCCCTGGACTCCGTCACCAACCTTTTCGCCTCCTCCACGGACAGGGGGGGCAGCGCGCTGTCCGCTGGCAGGAGCGGCGGGCGGGTCACGGATTTGAGGGCCGCGGCCTGTTTTTCCCGCAATTCGCGGTAGGGGCTTTTGAAAGTCCCTTCGGCCTGGGCCTTTGGGGCGGCGGTGGGGGATGCCTGCCACGGACGCGTGCCGTTTTCCCGGGAGGTCCGCAGCCCCAGCACCACCGCGCAGCCTGCCAGCAGCAGGGCTGGGGCATAGCGGGTCAGGGTGGGTTTCGCGGATTCAGGCATCCGGTTCCATCTCAGCGGAAAAGGATTTGCTGGCAATGCGAAACCTTTTCAGGCGGGCTGGGTTGATGATGGGAATGAAACGATGGATTTGCGGGGCATTCGTGGGGCTGGTCATGTCTGGTGCCGCGCAGGAACAGAAGCGGCCGAACATTGTCTGGATCGTCGGTGAGGATCTGGGGCCGGAACTGGGCTGCTACGGGGATCCGGACGCAATCACGCCGAATCTCGACAAGCTGGCGGCGGAAGGTGCCCGTTTTACGAAGGCTTTCACCCATGCCCCGGTCTGCGCGCCCAGCCGCCATGGACTCATCACCGGGCAGTATCCGATCAAGACGGGGGCCATGCACATGCGCTCGAAGCTGGTGAATCCGCCCGTGACTTTCACGAAGCTGCTGCGGGACAGCGGCTACCACGTTTCCTGGCCGGGGAAGACGGATTTCAACTTCGATCAGCCGCAGGAGTTCCGGGATTCCCAGAAGAACTGGTGGACGCAGGATGAGGTGCCGGAGGGGCCGTTCTTCGCCTACGCGAACTTCACCGTCTCCCATGAAAGCCAGGTGCGGAATGACGGGGACAAGTATGCGGAAAACACGAAACGGCTCACTCCCGCGCAACGCCGTGACCCTGCCCAAGTGAAGCTCCCGCCATTCTGGCCGGACGCACCGGAGGTCCGCCGGGAGGTGGCGAACTACCATGACCTCGTCACTGCCGTGGATTACAACGCGGGCGACGTGCTGGCGTGGTTGGACAAGCACGGGCTGGCGGAAAACACCATCGTCATCTACTTCGGCGACCATGGCCGGGGCATGGCCCGCTACAAGCGGTGGTGCTATGACACGGGCACCCACGTCGGCCTCATCGTCCGCTGGCCCGGAAAGATCGGGGCGGGGGAGGTCCGGGACGGTCTGGTGGAGTTCGTGGACCTGCCCGCCACCGCACTGGCGATGGCCGGAGTGCCGGTGCCGGAAAGTTTCGACGGGGTTCCTTTCATGGACAAGGACGGGAAGGCCACCAACCAACGGAAATACGTCCACTCCCACCGCGACTATATGGATGAGGCCTATGACCGCATCCGCAGTGTGAGCGACGGCGAATGGCGCTATGTGCGGAACTTCGAGCCGCAGGTCCCATATTCCCTGCGCAATGACTACATGGAGCGCGGCAGGACCATGCAGGTCTGGCGCCAATGGGCGGCGGAGGGAAAGCTGGATGCCATCCAGTCGATCCACTTCAGGAAGGACAAGCCGAAGGAGGAACTCTACCACAGCAAAGCGGATCCCTTTGAGGTGCGGAACGTCATCGAAGATCCGGCGAACGCCACGAAGCTCGCGGAACTCCGCGCGGAGTGCGACCGCTGGCTGGCCGCCACCGGCGACAAGGGCGCGGTTCCCGTGGAGAAGCTCATCGCGGACGGCATCATCCACCCTAGGAACAAGGACTACGAGGAACGGGCGAAGAGGGCGAAGTGAGAGTGATCTCCCGGGGAAAAGGCCTCATCCTTTTTCATTGTGTCGGAACGGTCATTTCATAATCACTGTAATTCGTTGGATACGTGCAATGCGTGATTGAAAGACGCCGGTCCGGAGATTCCTCCACCGGCTCCACCATGTGAGAAAACCATGAAACGCCGTGATTTCCTGAAACCCGCCGCCGGGGCTGGCCTTGCCGCCCTTCTCCCTTCCGCCGCCTTCGCGCAGGATACCCCTCCGCATGCGGAGAAAGTCCCGCAGACCCCGTTCGACGCGCCGCCGGGGACATGGACGCTCGCCGCCTTTCCGGACAGCCAGAGCCTCACCCGCCTGCATCCGGAGGTCTTCATCCGCCAGGCGGAATGGGTGGCGGCGCACAAGGCCAGCCATGACATCCGCTTCGTCGCCCACCTCGGGGACATCACGGACAACAACCTGCCGGAACAGTGGGCGAACGCGAAGAAGGCGATGGATGTTCTGAAAAAGGCGGGCGTGCCCTACTCCCTCCTGCCCGGGAACCACGACCTCGGCCCAAACGGGAAGTGCATGGACCGCACCACCCTGATGAATGATTTCTTCAAGCCGGAGGACTATGCCAACAGTGGCAGCGTGGCCTACTTCGAAGCCGGGAAAATGGAGAACTCCGCCCACATTTTCTCCACCCCGCAGGGCGACTACCTCCTGCTCGCACTGGAATTCGGCCCGCGCGATGCCGTTGTGGCTTGGGCGGAGCA
The sequence above is drawn from the Akkermansiaceae bacterium genome and encodes:
- a CDS encoding FAD-dependent oxidoreductase; this encodes MKFLLPLYATAILPLQAATFLVEAEQFSDKGGWGIDTQFIESMGSPYLIAHGLGKPVADATTEVTVPEAGEYRVWVRTVDWTARLGQKPGAGTFQVSIDGKPLVAELGKDDKKWTWQPAGKVSLKQGKAKLALKDLSGFDGRADAVLFSSDGAFTPPADATFEERTTWKIPGVPAAMEDAGNFDLVVVGGGYGGIATAISSARMGLKVALIQNREVLGGNGSSEIRVWAKGYYPESEYPLADIVKEFEDKAIASPAPAKEFGDDLKEKVVRAEKNITLFLSHHAYGVEMKDGKLSAVKMVDIGAGKLKRVTGRLFSDCTGHGFIGLWAGADHTETEKGRMGMSNMWIWQNRKEPVAFEEKPWMLKFTSGQFPYPRVRDGFGHAEWFWESGYDAHPIKDLETTRDLNLFATYSSWNSIKNHGAYAERDKNKHQNAELTWLAYIGGPRETLQLLGDVVMSGKDIIGKTEFNDATLLTTWPIDLHYPLEKYKNTIPGRPFIARAEQGKGLNKYVGYPIPYRILYSRNVPNLFMSGRNISVNRDALGSIRVMKTIGMMGVTVGRAAALATARDCMPRDIYAKHLDEAKALWKQPGSARYENVGEMMKSIPDKAGSPSL
- a CDS encoding PEP-CTERM sorting domain-containing protein, with the protein product MIHLPLAAFLVSLPAANAAVAISTDFSTDLSGVTLSGGTNATADYSTAGPGGSRALAFTDTGSGQAQAQFAGATGAFNTASAGQSELQIRYDFAVTAMTADVNAAGVPRIIFGPAGNALTVAFGRSGPSADSQFVLYAIRGNGIGPVNVDPVPGNMLFHSFGDYSTTAANNNSGGYVTINISLLHGGTSISVSATQGGNTLFDGVLGGFTAHAMTESNLNFRLATSTTFQSTTYLDNLLIQTVPEPSSAILAAGVGFLTTLRRRRA
- a CDS encoding exosortase system-associated protein, TIGR04073 family; the encoded protein is MKKLLVIAASMVALCGVVSADIHAPPASQYTKSRKLGRAIGNILYGVMEIPEQIVRKTDDHGRKAGWSYGVVDGTSRGLRRLGYGFYELVTFTCPTYRGTFKPPYERCGEDNRIEMNVKDGLSEFPPELGFETYFSHSRTQRY
- the serA gene encoding phosphoglycerate dehydrogenase, which gives rise to MATYRVLVSDPISEKGVEALRTAPGISVDVNTGLKPEELLKIIGDYHGLVVRSQTKVTAEVFAAATNLKAIGRAGVGVDNIDRAAATDHGVVVMNTPSGNTISTAEHAFSLMLSLARNIPQAHATVIAGKWDRKSFEGKEVFGKRLAILGMGRIGSEFAKRAQAFGITVVAYDPFLTADRAKSLKVEHAETPEAALTGADLVTLHVPLTPETQHIINSDRIALLNKGALVVNCARGGLVDEAAAKAALDSGHLGGIALDVYEVEPPPADFPLFSSNKAVFTPHLGASTAEAQENVGIEVAHQVKDFLVTGEIRNAVNMPNLDSKTIEEVGPYLDLAQSLGKLLYKIGPAQSDSIKVSYVGPVSEIDTELVKRSVLSGYLSAAHHEAQVNLINAPAIAKAHGIQVTESTAALASTFTDLIEVSVSKGGETTTVAGTLVGKSARIVHIAGHYVETNPAGRFLFVENDDRPGIVGVIGSALGAASVNIANMSLSRNRDKNTAVTVIEVDTEPPATMLESLRATPGILRVLSFEL
- a CDS encoding sulfatase, with amino-acid sequence MKRWICGAFVGLVMSGAAQEQKRPNIVWIVGEDLGPELGCYGDPDAITPNLDKLAAEGARFTKAFTHAPVCAPSRHGLITGQYPIKTGAMHMRSKLVNPPVTFTKLLRDSGYHVSWPGKTDFNFDQPQEFRDSQKNWWTQDEVPEGPFFAYANFTVSHESQVRNDGDKYAENTKRLTPAQRRDPAQVKLPPFWPDAPEVRREVANYHDLVTAVDYNAGDVLAWLDKHGLAENTIVIYFGDHGRGMARYKRWCYDTGTHVGLIVRWPGKIGAGEVRDGLVEFVDLPATALAMAGVPVPESFDGVPFMDKDGKATNQRKYVHSHRDYMDEAYDRIRSVSDGEWRYVRNFEPQVPYSLRNDYMERGRTMQVWRQWAAEGKLDAIQSIHFRKDKPKEELYHSKADPFEVRNVIEDPANATKLAELRAECDRWLAATGDKGAVPVEKLIADGIIHPRNKDYEERAKRAK
- a CDS encoding metallophosphoesterase, which encodes MKRRDFLKPAAGAGLAALLPSAAFAQDTPPHAEKVPQTPFDAPPGTWTLAAFPDSQSLTRLHPEVFIRQAEWVAAHKASHDIRFVAHLGDITDNNLPEQWANAKKAMDVLKKAGVPYSLLPGNHDLGPNGKCMDRTTLMNDFFKPEDYANSGSVAYFEAGKMENSAHIFSTPQGDYLLLALEFGPRDAVVAWAEQVVTARPKHTVILTTHAYLYDDDTRYDFPKLGKNQTWNPNTYGVAKLEPVNDGEALWTKLAGKHANVRFTLNGHVLHDGAGRLASKGSAGQTVHQLLSNYQSGVKPDRPFRGGGFFRLMQFLPDGKTVRVKTYSPWLDQWLTDDQQQFELVM